In the genome of Acanthopagrus latus isolate v.2019 chromosome 17, fAcaLat1.1, whole genome shotgun sequence, the window AACTTTGTCAGCAGACAGAAGTGTTGCTAAACCTGAATAGCACCACAAGGAAAATGAACAATGAGGCATTACCCTCATGGCAGTACAAATCCTTACCATATGACTGATAAGAACAACATATAACAAATGAGAATATTCATAATTATCAACAATATACAAATGGTCCTATGATCTCTTGTAAAGTGTTGCTGGCTGCAGTCAAAACCATTTGTAAAGtactgttttaaaatgatttaactaAGTCTTTAGAAGTTTTCACCTAATAAATTTGAAGGGTTTGACGTATTAAAATTGGAATCAGCTTATAAGTATATTTACAAAAtcctttctaaaaaaaaaaggatctaaAGCATGTTGTTTCAACTGAATTCAATCATTTGCAAATCCACTCTGATATGAGAGgatttgtaatgtaatgtgataatTGGATAGCTTAAGTGGCAGCTTGTTGGAGCCATAATCACATTTCAGAAGAACTTTCAGACCTCGAGATCAGTTcaataaataatgtgaaaatcAGCACAAAAACCTAGTTTATTAGTATATATATGATAATGTTAATTAGTATTGAGAAGAGCTGACGGATTATTGCTGGGTTCACACCCCAACACATATTAATCTGTGCTGAATTCAGGGCCATTAGAGGAAGTGTATTtgacaggagcagggacacTGTCTTCCACCCAGTTTATGTTATCTAGATGCTGAGTTTGATTTTGTCTTACCTGTAGCGTTCCCAGGATTAGTTTGGCCCAAAACAATAAAGCTGATGattataatgtaaaatgtgcatAAGTGCCAATTTTGAAGTTCAAATACAACAGATTGAATGTTGTTTCTAACACGAATGCTGTGCAATGTCAAGCAGGATCACCAGTCCCTctcatttaaagtgtttttgttgtacctGAGGATGTCCGTCGTGCTGCGGATGAGGATGCAGggctgttggaggaggatgtggaCTGAGATCTGCTCGGTTGTTGTCGTAGAATCCTGACGGCGGGGTGTGTcccactgctgccactgctcTGAGAACAGAGAGAGTCGCTGCTCTCCGACTTCACCAGCCTggatcagacaaacacagaaacacgtAAACATGCCGAACAAGTGACAACATTCACCCATCAGTGTATCCATCTGTTAAAACACTTACTTGTTGCTCACCAGGAGCAACATACGCTACCACCATACCTCTTGCGAGGATGACCTCCGATAACGTCCGTGTCCCACGACCTGCGCTTGAGTCGTGCTACATCAGCATTCTGCAGAGTCTCTCCATCGGGAACACTTCCTGGTTCTGACATCATAGCCGGGGAGGGAGCGGGGCTGAGGGCAAAGGGGAGGGCACAGGGCTCCTTGGAGCAGGTTGTTTGGGTCTCGTAGCGAATGAGACGAGACTGGAGTTTCACAAAAGCCTGGTCCCGGTCCAAAGACTGCTGGTTGTCCAGACAGAACCTAGACGAACACATAACTTACACATTAAAAATTGAAAACTGTAAAGATGTAATGGAGACTGATTTGGCTGCGCTTCTACTGATCATAATAAAATTTTTATATCTGCCTCAGTGTATAATATGAGCTACTGTGGCTCTTTGTATAGTTTATAGAAACTTACTCTATGCCATGGTAATGTGATGCTGAGGCTCTGTTGAAGGGCATCCGGCTGATTGTCCTGGGAGAGAGGTCTGGTGACAACTGAAACACATTACTACTGTataacagagagaggagaaacaaataaacagtctGTCAGACAAGCAATCAGTctcttcattaaaacacaaattttacTGATTAAAGCACACACAGTTTGGCCTGACAGAATTATTAACACTAAGTGATGACTGCTCTGTACGAGAATAATGTTTCGTTGAACCCGACTCAATTTTTCTAAAAGGCTGTGAGCTCACTGTAGCTATCTGATGATCATAATCAAATCCTCATTATGGACTCATTAACTATTTGTCATTGAAAAATAtactacaacaacacagatgCTGTTTAAATGCCTACAGTATGTGTCTTTcgtctgtgttcattttctaaaaagaagaacaacagtTAGcctttttttgtgcgtgtgactagtttttctttttgctgggTTAATCGCAACCTTAGTATACAAGGTTCAGTCAGTTCTTACTATGGAAAGCCAGACAAGGGCTATCTAAAGTTTCATAACAAAGTGCTACTCAGAATGGAGCCTTAAAACATAAGTGAACCCACCCTCTATTGATAGTCAGTGGTTGTAGCTCTGCAGTAGGCAGGCCATCAGATGTGAAGTGTTTCAGAAGTTCTTTGGCATCCAGTAAAGCAGCAGAGCCCTTTTGACTGTCTTTAGGACCCAGCAGACTGTCACTGGAGCCTGGACCCAACAGGCCAAACCTAAGACACACAAAATGCACTGCAAGtcaaatacagtaaattaagAACACATAGATTAAAGTGTCtgtttaaatcatatttttaccTCCTTTTCTGTCGTCTCCTCTGCAGGTTCTCGATGTTGTGGAGGACGCTTCTCTCAGGCCAGTCAGACTGCAGGTGGGTAACTGCCTGAAAACCTACAATGACATAACAACAAGGCTGAGCTGGTCAGAGCTGTCATTCCCGCTGGTTAACTTGGACATTCCCTTCAAGCAAGAACCAGCATCTCTGAATGTGGGTCCCACGTGAAACATTTGTCTGCAAGAACTGAAAATATGACGGAATGTTGAAAAGAATCACCGTCTCCTTCTTTCTCAAAACAGTTTGAAGGAACAACAGGTTAATTTCCACAAAAACTGCAGTCACAAAGCGCTTCATAGTATGAAGTAACTTCAGACACAAAGGTACACTCAGCCTTCGAGTCTGAATAGAGAGATTGTGTATATTAGGCTTTACGCGTTCGATAGGGACATGCCTAAAAATACCAGGCAACTGCTTAGCTGTTATACTGTTTGACACTGCTTGGCCCCTAAGCTGGAGCTCACAGCAGTCTTTAGGTGCTGGTAGAAAAGCACTTACAGCATCTTAAAGTATATAGAGTTTTGCTCTGCCAAGAAAAATCTGTTATCAAACATTATAGAGGTGCAGGCACCAGGAGCACTATGTACTGTATGATGGACTGTAGTGGTGGAATACAACTAAGTACATTCACTAAAGAActgaataaagaagaaaaagaaatctgaggtacttgtactttattttttaaattattagcaactttatatttatactccactacattcaaGAGGCACAGCTATAGTTACCAGTTAACATttcagaaccttttttttttcaaactcttgCTCtccagtaaaaacaaaatgctgtatCTTCAATATGTTCCTGCTTCTTAAGctaaataaacaatttaaaaccCCTATTGGATTGGCTAAAATCCATCATCACAAAgcttaaaactgtttttgtgaGCTAATGGAAAGTTGACTTCTTGGAGATATGGGGTTCACAAAAGACAGTGACTCAACAAGACATAATGATCTTACAGATTATTACATCTATAAACTACCCAGCAGTGTCTGAAGACATTAAAATGAGCACAACCGTAAACTTctacagcagtaaaatacaACACGCATCACAACCACCATTTTTCTGCAGAATgacttttaatacatttagtaAATTGCTGATAATAACACTTATTATAATGCTTGAATACCATTCTCAATTAAATAAAGGATGTGAATATAAGACCTGTTTCATTAAAGCGCTCTTTCAGAAACTGACTTCAAAAACAGGAACTGTTGACTCGTTCTTAGATGTTATTTCATCTTGGCTGCTTTTTTAATAGatgtttttgtctattttttggCACCATGGGTGTgtgataattttgtttttgcttccacTGACAGCTGCTACTGTTTGCAGTTTGGTGTGTAGAGTCaattaaattgttttctgatattttgtaATCGGCTTGTATTGTGAtctgttgtcttgtttgcaCTATGCAATTTTAGATTGTTGTCTTTTCgttttgcttgtttgtgcaGAGATCCCAGAAAGAGCAGCCTCAACTCATTCAAACAGGGAtctaaaaaacatgattaaaaaacaaacaatgcttCTCCTACCACTGACGGACTGCAAGAGTTATCCCTACTTTCACTTAAGCCGAAACACTGAATTCTTGGCAGACAGAAACCTGAACAGATAAAATCTCAGCACACGAAATATGATCATTCTAcacttttcttgtgtttggatGGGAAGATTCTATGTTATCTCAAGGAggacaaaaatgtaatgaaactgtATACAGCAGGTTCACTGCTGAGACGCACGGCAATGGCCTGAGGTGGTAAAGTGTGTTATAAGAAGAGAGTGAAGCTCTCCGCCAGCTAGAGCAGCACAAAGTCATTCACACCTTAAGGCGATGCAGACACTAGATTGCCGGAGCTGTTTATTGCTGTAGACAACATTCCAATCTCCAGAGCAGAAGGTGGGTGAGGATTATGGGAAAAAATAACCTGATTTTCACCTTGTGTAATATATGTATCTGCATGTTTACACCTATCATCACTTCTGACTGGCATGTCTTGCAAAATTCAAGTACATACTTTTGTGAGTTCATGGAGAGCTAAATGCATTTTAACGGTACAGAACATGAAACTAGGAGGAAAGCCATTACGTGGACTTAGACACAATTAGACAAGTGGCACTTTTGCGGGTAaagttgtttgtgttggtttgCTCCAGTCATATCTAATGCAATTACAATTTAATTGCACAATAAACATTATCAAAGACAATGTTGTGCAGAAACTCCAAAAATAATTGGCAAATAAAGTCACAACATTAACGACATGAAGACTATTTGACATGCAGGTTTATCAGCCCCACAGCTACATTTTTCAAACCGGCGCCACCCTCACTGTGCACATTTAGCTATGGTTGCAGGCTGGGACTCGTTTTATTGCTCACGatttatgtgtgtattattAACTGGCATTGTTTCCTCAAACTGGCATCCTATGAATGTGCGTGAAGTGAATACTGATGCACTGCTGGGTGACAAGTCACAGGCAAGTCAGAATATGTGAAGGCGTGTTTGGCTTTTTGCACACGGCTTtgtataaacatttttattttacatttttatttttatttatcatcataGATGTCCCCAGTATGATATAGCCAGGGCCAGAATTTAGAAGTTTAATGCATACAAATTATCTAGATGCAATTCATATACTTACTCTTATAAGTAAAAGAACTTGAAAAATATCaggaaaaataatattttacgACTAAATCcctaaacagaaaaaagagcaacagcggtcagtttttttttaggctTCCCTCAAATTGCAAATTTACTGACAAATGACACCTTTAACACCTACAATCAATTTAGCTGTTTGAAAAGGGTCTAAAGTTGAAGTCCTGTCTGGTTTCACTTATCACTAAACCCCTCCAAATAGGTTACACAGTAAATGCAGCTATTAAGAGGGTCACCCTAATAACTCTTACGAGTTGCAAAAATGACAGTTTCCCCAGTTTCCCATTTAGCCAACATGGTGTAAATGTGGCATTTCCAAACATTCCATCACAAGTAATAATCAGTGATGgtttaaactaaaaaaattgtgaaaatactGCTAGAttgttttttggtctttttcttaCCTGGGTTCTTGGTGGCCATGCCCTCCACCCCGTCTGTCAgacaggaggcagcagagggcagagTGGAGTCAATCATCTTTAGATACTGTTCCCTGGCCAGACTCAGAATGACCTTCAAGTCATTTGCGGGTATTGAGGTTGAGGTTGAcgtttcctctttccttcctaGACACAGAAAAAGAGGCTGGTTTTCATTTTGGCAACATCAGTATCAATGCTCTTGTTACTTAAAAGGTGGGTTGCTGATTCTCCTGTAAAACAGGAGACTATTCTTTGAATagtttcatttcacagcagcactgattAATGACACATAGTGTCATAGTTCCCGTAGGCAAAATACCAAATGTAagttattaaaatgttgttaataaaaTCATTATGACCTATTGGGAATGAGTAACAAAAAAGTGATTCTCATTGGATTAACTTCCTTACAATTACAGATAGTTTTCCATTTCTACACTACAAGTTTCAATTACTCTCTTTCTGGGTTAAGAACATTTCCCTCTTGTGactacaacaaaataaaaagattctTTGTATAGAGACAGATTAGTTTCCTCTCCGGGCACAGTCAGTGACTGCAGATATCAAGAAGCAGttgcatttttacattaaaatcttGGAACAGCAAACCCTCTTAAACTCTCTCTGGATATCTAAACAGCGGCAAGTTGGGCAAGTGAAGGATACAGCACATATTTATGTAGTGgtttattaagaaaaaaaaaggaaagtccATTTCTATCTGTCGAGTAACATCGCTTTGTAATTTTTGAGTTGGAGAGTTTACTAGATGTTTTCACAAGTCATTTTAGCATTTGTCAGCAGAAGTGACATGGGTGTGACGGGGCAATTAAAAAAGTCTCACATAAGAAATGGTGGGGTTAGATAtcaagtgaaagtgaaagtgagaggAATGATAAATGAACTCCTTGGCATGCACATGCATCAGCGTGCGTACGTATCACGCAGACTGATTACAGGCAGGAAGACACCGGAGAAAGACCTACGATATTGCattcacacactgcacatacTCTGGAAACTTCCAACAATACTTTAAACTTTTGCAATTTAGAAGGACATGCCTTTTCCCAATTTAATGCCAAGCCAGAATACATTGAGTTGAATTTCATTAAGGCCTGTGGTCTGTCAGGACTGTTCATTCTGCTCATGGCCTTTTCAAAGAACAGCCCTATTGCTTTTCCTCAACTCTGAAGAATTTCACTCCACTTCCTTTAATCTGGCTCTGCTCCACTGGTGTTTCACTATCTGCCTGCCAAGGGGACattatgtgtgtctgtaaagTAATGATATTTTAACAGACTTTCTATGCAGCAGACTGTGCTGAGGgctggagggagcagagagtTCAAACTGACGACAGTCCAGGAAGCTTCGAGTGGTCCCAACAGGTGATACATCTCTTTGTATTTTGCTTTGGCTCCGGCTCAGGAGTGAATACATATCTTAGAGACTGACATTTACTTTCAACACTGGGGACTTTTCAGGCTTAATACTTTATGCCAGCGGGTGACTGACAAAGCAGACATGTACAGTCTGTAATTATATTACAGCAACACACTGTTGGTTTACTATTcatatatcaatatatcaaaGAATTTTTTGGGATTGTGACAGTATTACATACCATTACCGTTATGCAAGAGCTGCAAGGAAAgagtattttcattattgactAAAATTCCAATTATTTTCCCAACTGTCCTCTCTATAAAATATGATTTCTTGCTTTATTCAGCAAACATAACAAAACCCAAAGATAGAATTTAGtgctacataaaaaaacaagctagAGCCAACAAATGTTTGGCATTCTGAAATGAAATCAGTTACCGtaatatctgtctgttttttgtttttttgtagattGACTGAACTGATTAATTGCCAAATCCTTTCAGCCCTTATTATTTTATCAAATGACATTTCAATTCAAGTATTTTCAGCTTTCATGACCTGTTTTTGAAGAGATAAGCCATGAAGCAGATGGCATGATCTGTCCTTCCATCAATGACATTGTAAATTCTACATCATCCTGAAACATTCAAACAATGAACGATACACTAATAATTGTTATCTGTTGTTATCTGGTCTCAAGCATTAATATAACATGTTGTGATGACACTCTCAGTGATCCCAAGGTTGGCTGACTTGGTTATTATCTTAAATGAGCATGAAGGCAATTAATAAAAGCACCATATTAGCACTAAATTACAACGAAATGGTGAAGAAATCAACAACATGCATACACAACAACTATTTGCAGTGACTACATGTCCATCACCTCCGTTGGTGTCCTTTAATAGGAGTACTTACTGAGATATTCTTTGAGTACCAGTGTCTGGACCTGGgtcacctttctctctctcttcaggagGCCGTCTCCTTGGAAACAGGGCAGAGGGCTGAGGATGTTGCCTACAGCTCCTCCTGGTTAAATAGAGAGAAGcaatgacaggaaaaaagagaaaatgatgagaTCATTTGCAAACCTCACTGTGTGCTGTCTGGAGTAGAACTTGTGCGACGTTTTTGATATTTCTCAAGTGCAATCAGGAGCACCAGGAGTACCATTCCTCTTTTATACAAACAGATATGTTTGCTTCTCACACAACTCACAGCATGGCAGCTTGATAATGTCCTCCACTACACCCTTCCTGCTGGTTAGGCCACATTATGAGAGTTAAAAGATCCAGTGTCTAAACGTCAGGATTTCTTCTGCGATTTTGAAATTTTATGGAAAAAGTGTACATTGCTGGATCCTTTCATTATTAAGGTAAAGATTTTTGACAGTGTGTCAGATGTGTATCTTGTGGTTGTAGGAGGGTACCCAGAAGCAACTCCTgcacacaacaataaaaaagtaGGAGGTAAAGGTTTTAACTCtgtatttttgcaatttttGGATCCATTTCCACCAACAACTATTCTTATGTAAACATCATTGTATTACATCTTTGCTTGCTTATTATAAGAAACCTGGATATTTCTACCTCTTCAAGTCTTCAAGTACCAAGAAGACCAACCTAAGATTGCTGTTCCAGTATTTTGCAGTAAACCTACTATATGCATGATGAATTAAATGTGTTAGTTGGAAAAGACAGACTTGAAATCACCCAGAAAAGTTGTGCTGCTGCAAGTCACACAGGGATGTTGAGTATTTCATGCTTCTGTTGTACAAGTACAACcaccctcaggtgtgcattttaagactttcatttttaatgaaaactgtGCTGTGTTCATGCTGCGTCACGGCAGAAGTTGAGGCACCTTTCAGAGTTTTGCTCTGCATTTAAAAGTATTTCAAAAATGTCTCCTGAAGGTTGCATAaaatgttaacaacaacaagaacTCTCGAGAGGAAACAGCATAGTGGATTTCTTGAATATCATATAAAGCTCAAGAACAATGAAGTACTTTCATcagcaaagcaaaataaacaaaagtttgaGCAACACATATCTGCCCTTCTAGTCCATCAACCAAGGTTTTTGTTTAAACCATCCAGTACTTCTATACATTCTCTAAATTCCTCAGCACCTTTCCTCCGTTCTTATCTAGCTCGAAATTTATCTGTCCCTAAAATACCTTATCCTCACCCCCTTTATTCTTTAATTGATTGTCCTTGttttaatgacaaacacaagaaacaaaacagtcgAATCTTTTCACTGCTAcaagacaggagggaggggaaacagtgaagaagaagtaGCAAAATGGAGACATGCAGCCTTGTTTTTGTAATACAGGTCGATGCCCGATGAAAAAGGCCAACCTCTAAACTTCTGTCGATGAAGCCGCGGGGGTTTCTACTTCAATCAAGCTGagaagctgctttaaaaaggaaaagggcGCTCGAGGGGCTTCctttacaaaatgtcagaaaacaaatcactgcTAGATGtttccaaaccaaaaaaatgttgatataaaaGGTGCTctttaaaattgatttgattaaagTGTGATACTGGTTCTCAAACTGTGAGGCAGTGAGAGAGAAATTAGGAAAATATGGCGTTTATGGGGCAAGGGTCAAGAACAAAAGgaagtttgtttagtttggtcCACTGATTTGGTGCAAACTAAATGATAGTCAGGGGTTACCTAATCCATTACAACTTGTACTTCTTATCTGAGTCATAACTCGGTTAAATCTTAACAGAGACAAGACAAGTGTGACTAACACTTTCCAGGAATAACGTCATATCATGTGTCCCTCACAACTACACATCCTTAAATCACTTAGAAACTGTAGAAAGTAGAAAGTAAAAAAGTCCCATTACCTACAAAGTCTCTTCTGTCAGGGAGTCCTGGATAAGTTggcagcagaaatgttttgccgaaatgtattttaaggggaaaaaaaaacccatcatcacaacaaaaacatcaaatgttcGTCTTTCCTGTTAAAACCCTCCTGTTAAGTGTTTATGAAGCACAGTTATTTACCAGTAACCCAAATCCAAGTAGGACAAAGAAAAAGGGCAGTTTTGTCTGAGTGAATCCCTTCAGTAAAACTTTGTGATAAAAGAACTAGATCGAGTTAGTTAAAGGTATCAGTCAATATCTTTCTCACTCTTGGGTTTGCCAAATATAACCAAAACACTCACAGTGACACTGAATGACACACTCAtgaacatatatacacacaacaaCATATTATACCTGATGATGACAGAGACTTCTCCCTCAGCAACCCAGAGACAGTTGCCATGGCAGCCGCTCCGTTGATTTGATTGTCCGAGTGCAACATCCTGACCCTGCAGGCTCCACACCTGACGTCGTCTGAGCCCTGGACCAAGAGGAAATAGTGAGCGTTCTCACCTTTCACCTCTACGTCAGGCACTACAGGGttcagagggaaagaaagagattaCATCCAGAGTTAATCTTGACAGAAAAGGAAATTCACTCtttcatattttacaaactTGTTTTATTATAAGGTCAGCAGCACACTGTACCCATTTCTTCCTTTGCTTTAATGCTGcgacagaaaattaatttgacCTTTTATATTGTGACTTTTACATAGATGTATTtctaaatcaaacattttgtatACTTATCCCTGCTGTCCAGTTTCTTTTCCATCCAATTTCTTCAGGTTATATTAGTTATATTTCTCTTATTTCTTAAAAGGCACTGACTAAGATCTGGAGTTGTTCCCCAGGCATGAATGTTGCCCACTGCCTCCTCGagatgggttaaatgcagagtGCCACTGTCATATTTTGTACATTGCAAGTTATGTTATCAATTAAAGATTCTTGttcttaaaatgattttgacatGAAGAAACAGTCTTACCAGGTAAGGACTTTGGTTTCTTGGCTATCGACTCTCTCCAGCGCTGGGAGCTGAGCTGGCTGGCTGGGGGCTGGGAGATGGGGGTGATTATACAGGAGAGGCTAAACAATGCTCCAACCTGGAGACAGAAACGCAGCAGataaacatacacagacagtCTCTCAGTAAACGGCAGAAATCTAAGGTTGAACAGAATGTATTTTTGTCACTGGAACAAAGTTCTATGGTTGCCATTTTAAGTGTTTCTACGTATAAGAGCAAAGATTAGGGGCAGATACCTTTCCACGCAGAGACCTCAGCTGGTCCAGCAGTAGTTTAGCTTTTAGTGATTTCCCAGACACACTTCTTTTTGTTGGTGGTGAAGGAACAATACAACATTGAGGAGTAGGTGCTACCAACCAACCTTTGAGACAGGGGGCTGCAATAGAAATGTTAGATAATGCAACCTCTACTGTTATCTAACCATGTCCCTAAGGTAAGAGTTTAAGGTATGGATAAAGAATCAAGGACGTTTGCATCTAGATAATACTACATGTTATCggtatatttacattttcacatcaatctATCTACTTCATACAAGTGGGACCATTAAGCTGTAGTAAAATGAGGTCACAAAAATGAGGCACATGAGGTCactaagaaacacacacactttagaaATGAGGATACAGATCAAACTGGGTTCCAGACATCAGAAAGTTGGGCAGGTCTGACAGATTAACCAGCTGAACCAAATCTAAAGCTGGTGTGTAGTAATGGAAGACctacaaaaaaacagaacagacagacaaacacagcaagagagataaaacacacagaacaacatctaaaaacagacaacaatCACCTCAGCTTTGGGAGTTGGACACTTTCCATCAGGATACAAGGATATAACTGAAGTGTCCTCGAGCAAGATATTGGGCTAATTGTTTGgctgataaaaagtaaaaaagtccATGAAAAGTTCCAAAAGCTAAAAGGAGAggtcttcaaatgtcttgttttgttcagacAAAAGCACAAAACCCAGTCGATCAAATTAAAGTtatataaaacagtgaaaagtgaaGAAATGCAAACCCTCACACTGGaaaaatgtttggcagttttctTCAATATACAACTTAATATAATAGCGCAACATCAAAATCACTGCTGCAATTATTGGAGAAATCTAAAATGTGTTATGTCTGCTGGAGAGATACAAATCCGAGGCCAacaaatcatacattttaaatgtaacattcaCCACTTAAAATGTGATTCATCACTTACAGTATAATATATACTGTTATAATATTGTCAATGATATTGATTAACTTGCTGTTGACTAACTATTGTGTCAGCATTACAGAAGACCATAACCCACAGAATATATTCTGCTTTCTGTCAGGAACCAATCAGGTTTTTAACACACTGTAgctaatattttttaaaaatttaacatttgGCAGTTGTCCTACTTATCTAACGAGCTCATGACTTTACGAGGAAATcaataatatataaatcattTGTTACAGGGAAAAACAGGTCATTTAAATACACGGGAAATTACAAGAATACTAAAGAAAGCCTGAAATCTCAATCTCATAATTTATTGATCTGGAAGAGAATATGAAGTGCTGACCTACTTCTGATAGACTCCTATAGATTAAGagaagatagaaaaaaaattaatgagcCGAGGACGAACTCTGAGTTTCACCCACTTTCACTAACAACTAGAGAAAGTCCTCCCTTGTCAAAACGCCTGAAGTTCAAAATTGCATATGTGTGTTGTTAAACACGTCTTTGTACTATTTGTTTAAACGTGACTCGGAGTGATTCAACATGACTTCATTCTGATTTCTGCGCAGTGTATTCTTCCATTaccacagaaatacattttattctcaTTCATTTTTCGTGCAAAGAGTGCTGTAATCTAGTCCCATGTACTTCAAGTACTACTGAATAGCACTGTGAACAGTGAGAGCTTTTCATTAGCAGTCCATTTTTGTGTTACATTATGTAACAGTCACCCAGATATATAAGGCTACTGTGAGGGCACTCCACTGACCAACACTGGCACTATTTTCACAAATACTACAGAAATACACTCTGTATATTTCCATAGCTTTAAAATCCATAGaatcacatgtatttttttctgacagggGGATGTTGTGGTGAAACAAATAGTCTTTTGCGTAGCTGAGCAGATTAGGTACCCTAACCCCAAAAAGCAGTTGTTGTGACGTTGCTAAGAATAGAAGGACAGACTGATGCATGAGTTTTTCTGCAGTCTTAGGTTGCTTAGGAGAGCAGAACGTGTCTGAATGCAGATTTTGTGGCCAGAAAACCCAAAAGAAAGTGCGATGTCAAGCTCTTTCCTTCCCTTGACAAACTGTCTCGAGGTGCTTTTAAAAAGGACACTCCAAGAGActaaatgtcaacatttgaaTATGCTGGAGGGCTGTTGGATCCGTGTAGGAGAACATTTACCATTAATAAAAAGTGTCTCTAACATACAGCTCCCTGGAGACAAAGTtggaaggataaaaaaaaggggacTGAGGCATGATTCACTCAATACAGGGTGCTTTGAGAATGTGTAGAAAGTATGTACAATTACCTTTTCaaccaacattttaatttttttgccaAAACTCCTAAAAAGACCAATATGAACtgaccacctgtcaaattcataatgaaaacaagtaggttttgttttttaaatggcatCCAGTAAAGCAGCTGTTTACTTCCATGTACTGTGATTGAACGTTTAATCCATATAACAGACTATATTACAATTATG includes:
- the LOC119006701 gene encoding mdm2-binding protein isoform X1, with protein sequence MDRYVLVLSYCQTDDGLAEDYKYLEPVKQIHDRLVDIATQEAVRGISVFPACSLSGSPSVQRWYFAVQACQGAVQFCSSDWEELGTGHQKTDSEEEKSSAVESCLSSLNNQEAADQRADQAALTELLEEAAEGLHLLSDKLPPPGKALLDVLVLGSAEQSPPIKDLLPLLGALKHMSCWHTAKITVVTKHTTGWQKAASYLSASLVEPANLDSCIDHRELWRGGLVIREKKYVSELRFDRFSLRSPVHQISGSSPLEAPYTTTDHKLQSQVFHYYTPALDLVQLVNLSDLPNFLMSGTQFDLSVSGKSLKAKLLLDQLRSLRGKVGALFSLSCIITPISQPPASQLSSQRWRESIAKKPKSLPVPDVEVKGENAHYFLLVQGSDDVRCGACRVRMLHSDNQINGAAAMATVSGLLREKSLSSSGGAVGNILSPLPCFQGDGLLKRERKVTQVQTLVLKEYLRRKEETSTSTSIPANDLKVILSLAREQYLKMIDSTLPSAASCLTDGVEGMATKNPGFQAVTHLQSDWPERSVLHNIENLQRRRQKRRFGLLGPGSSDSLLGPKDSQKGSAALLDAKELLKHFTSDGLPTAELQPLTINRGSNVFQLSPDLSPRTISRMPFNRASASHYHGIEFCLDNQQSLDRDQAFVKLQSRLIRYETQTTCSKEPCALPFALSPAPSPAMMSEPGSVPDGETLQNADVARLKRRSWDTDVIGGHPRKRLVKSESSDSLCSQSSGSSGTHPAVRILRQQPSRSQSTSSSNSPASSSAARRTSSGLATLLSADKVKAPLQKTHDGQKEDKAAKESRSQKHNRMLLEVVAKTLKQHGISAEHECFEACSKRLFDISKFYLKDLKTSRGLHDEMKKAATSNVKQVIDWVLEKTSKK
- the LOC119006701 gene encoding mdm2-binding protein isoform X2, which gives rise to MDRYVLVLSYCQTDDGLAEDYKYLEPVKQIHDRLVDIATQEAVRGISVFPACSLSGSPSVQRWYFAVQACQGAVQFCSSDWEELGTGHQKTDSEEEKSSAVESCLSSLNNQEAADQRADQAALTELLEEAAEGLHLLSDKLPPPGKALLDVLVLGSAEQSPPIKDLLPLLGALKHMSCWHTAKITVVTKHTTGWQKAASYLSASLVEPANLDSCIDHRELWRGGLVIREKKYVSELRFDRFSLRSPVHQISGSSPLEAPYTTTDHKLQSQVFHYYTPALDLVQLVNLSDLPNFLMSGTQFDLSVSGKSLKAKLLLDQLRSLRGKVGALFSLSCIITPISQPPASQLSSQRWRESIAKKPKSLPVPDVEVKGENAHYFLLVQGSDDVRCGACRVRMLHSDNQINGAAAMATVSGLLREKSLSSSGGAVGNILSPLPCFQGDGLLKRERKVTQVQTLVLKEYLRRKEETSTSTSIPANDLKVILSLAREQYLKMIDSTLPSAASCLTDGVEGMATKNPGFQAVTHLQSDWPERSVLHNIENLQRRRQKRRFGLLGPGSSDSLLGPKDSQKGSAALLDAKELLKHFTSDGLPTAELQPLTINRGNVFQLSPDLSPRTISRMPFNRASASHYHGIEFCLDNQQSLDRDQAFVKLQSRLIRYETQTTCSKEPCALPFALSPAPSPAMMSEPGSVPDGETLQNADVARLKRRSWDTDVIGGHPRKRLVKSESSDSLCSQSSGSSGTHPAVRILRQQPSRSQSTSSSNSPASSSAARRTSSGLATLLSADKVKAPLQKTHDGQKEDKAAKESRSQKHNRMLLEVVAKTLKQHGISAEHECFEACSKRLFDISKFYLKDLKTSRGLHDEMKKAATSNVKQVIDWVLEKTSKK